Proteins from a genomic interval of Thermodesulfobacteriota bacterium:
- a CDS encoding DUF4398 domain-containing protein, whose amino-acid sequence MYFLTRYFLLTFVAMVVLASCSEPPQKEIEAADRAYKAALNARAEIYAKEELGSARKALARVQTEIREGRYNEAKEAALLARARAEAALKAAEENKSKAKAQAEKVLAELKVNLDKTRKILAGASNLRDKDRDKFNYRLEDIELALSESDFQIKRGEYPAVLEESPRLSSALLGLEKEIEPAIKKTSIPDIRAKKKKRLKK is encoded by the coding sequence ATGTACTTTCTGACCCGTTATTTTTTGTTGACCTTTGTCGCTATGGTAGTCCTGGCTTCCTGCTCCGAGCCGCCCCAAAAAGAGATAGAGGCGGCGGATAGGGCCTATAAGGCGGCCCTCAATGCCCGGGCTGAGATTTATGCCAAGGAAGAGCTTGGCTCAGCGCGAAAGGCCCTTGCGCGTGTCCAAACAGAGATAAGAGAGGGAAGGTATAACGAGGCGAAAGAGGCTGCACTCCTGGCCAGGGCTCGGGCAGAAGCAGCATTAAAGGCAGCCGAAGAGAATAAGTCCAAAGCGAAGGCTCAGGCTGAAAAAGTATTGGCTGAATTAAAAGTCAATTTAGACAAAACAAGAAAGATCCTGGCCGGGGCATCTAATCTCCGGGACAAGGACAGAGACAAGTTCAATTACCGGCTGGAGGATATAGAGCTGGCCCTGTCTGAGTCTGATTTTCAGATTAAAAGGGGTGAATACCCGGCGGTCCTGGAAGAGAGCCCAAGGTTGAGCTCTGCCCTTTTGGGATTGGAGAAAGAAATTGAACCGGCTATAAAAAAGACCTCCATCCCGGACATCAGGGCCAAAAAGAAAAAGAGATTAAAAAAGTAG
- a CDS encoding YtxH domain-containing protein: protein MASDDRGYSAGAVVLSFFIGSLVGAGLAVLLAPASGRETREKIKGWADTGKDRIAGLGGELKEKAAHVFEHGKEYYEQKKHILSSAIEAGREAMEKEKSRLSATESETTTATD from the coding sequence ATGGCGAGTGATGACAGAGGTTATAGCGCAGGGGCGGTAGTTCTTTCGTTCTTTATTGGCAGCCTGGTCGGTGCGGGCCTGGCGGTTCTTCTGGCTCCCGCTTCAGGGAGAGAAACGCGGGAAAAGATCAAGGGATGGGCCGACACCGGTAAAGACCGCATCGCCGGCCTCGGCGGAGAGCTGAAAGAGAAGGCCGCGCATGTTTTTGAACATGGCAAAGAATATTACGAACAAAAGAAACATATATTGTCTTCGGCTATTGAAGCCGGCAGGGAGGCCATGGAAAAGGAAAAGTCGAGGCTTTCTGCGACAGAATCAGAGACTACTACCGCAACAGATTAA
- a CDS encoding DUF3536 domain-containing protein produces MKKSSSKRFICMHGHFYQPPRENPWLEAVEIQDSAFPYHDWNERVNAEGYAPNSRSRMLDNEGRIINIVNNYDFISFNFGPTLLSWMSEYAPETLRWIIEGDRLSCERYNGHGNAVAQVYNHVIMPLAGSRDKETQVKWGIADFRYRFGRQPEGMWLAETAVDTATLEALAAEGVRFTMLAPRQAKQCRPLGKKMWTALDGNIDTLVPYLCRLPSGREIAIFFYHAAIAHSVAFEGLLNNGDNFYNRLLSAFDWKEDNVQLAHVATDGESYGHHHRFGDMALAYALNQIHKDPRVEIINYAAFLEQYPPQWEVMIHEDSSWSCVHGVERWRADCGCNAGHPGWHQGWRAPLRLTLDSLKKRLDRLFVLKGAGYFADPWTARNAYINIILDRSPESINRFFKEQGRGVMSQESRVSALKLLEMQRHSLLMFTSCGWFFDEISGLETTQILKYACRAIQLARAFGEDLEGEFVTSLEKAPSNVGECSNGRGVWEKIVKPAMVDLERVLAHYAVSSIYHERIDQDRIYCFDITCHDIQVDSHGSSDLAVGRLSASSRLTLEEKDMTYAVLHFGGLDFHCVLCPSRSPEEYEELKRQLFKNFKDGSPGNVYAVMLKEFPESTYRLEDIFIEERRRLIEIALGPRLEEYNETFERLARQDEGTIRSLAGLSYPIPRQMLVAISNGLDWHLVQTAQTLPSTGAFQEISALWEYGRRWNYQPYHEKLNRILTPKLEEVLGELRQLDPKMVLASAHEVLEVARMFNISLDLWRSQNLFLDFCSECARPEPALRKSFEDFALRIGLSKEILKWPDWA; encoded by the coding sequence ATGAAAAAAAGCTCCTCTAAGCGTTTCATCTGTATGCACGGGCACTTTTATCAGCCGCCCCGGGAAAATCCGTGGCTGGAAGCCGTTGAAATTCAAGATTCCGCCTTTCCCTATCACGATTGGAATGAACGCGTCAATGCCGAAGGCTACGCACCCAACAGTCGATCCAGGATGCTTGATAATGAAGGCCGCATAATAAATATTGTCAACAACTATGATTTTATAAGCTTTAATTTTGGCCCCACTCTCCTTTCATGGATGTCTGAGTATGCCCCGGAGACTCTGCGATGGATAATAGAAGGTGATCGTCTTAGCTGCGAGAGATACAACGGACACGGTAACGCCGTAGCCCAGGTCTATAATCACGTTATCATGCCGCTGGCCGGCAGTAGAGATAAGGAGACGCAGGTTAAATGGGGCATAGCTGACTTCCGATATCGCTTTGGCCGCCAGCCGGAAGGAATGTGGCTGGCGGAAACGGCTGTGGATACCGCGACACTGGAGGCACTGGCTGCTGAAGGCGTCCGTTTCACCATGCTGGCTCCGCGGCAGGCCAAGCAATGCCGGCCACTTGGTAAAAAGATGTGGACCGCGTTGGATGGTAATATTGATACCCTGGTTCCTTATCTTTGCCGTTTGCCATCAGGAAGAGAGATTGCTATTTTCTTTTACCATGCCGCTATCGCTCACTCTGTGGCCTTTGAAGGGTTATTGAATAATGGTGACAACTTCTATAATCGGCTTCTCTCTGCCTTTGACTGGAAAGAGGACAATGTCCAGTTAGCCCATGTCGCTACGGATGGTGAGTCATACGGCCATCACCATCGCTTCGGCGACATGGCCCTGGCCTATGCCTTGAACCAGATCCACAAAGACCCCCGTGTAGAAATAATCAATTATGCCGCTTTTCTTGAACAGTATCCTCCACAGTGGGAAGTAATGATTCATGAAGATTCATCATGGAGTTGTGTCCACGGTGTCGAGCGCTGGCGGGCGGACTGTGGCTGTAATGCCGGACATCCGGGATGGCACCAGGGGTGGCGGGCGCCTCTTCGCCTGACATTGGATAGTCTTAAGAAGAGGCTTGACCGGCTTTTTGTGTTGAAAGGTGCAGGGTATTTTGCTGATCCCTGGACCGCACGCAATGCCTATATTAATATTATCCTGGATCGCAGCCCTGAATCCATAAACAGGTTTTTTAAGGAGCAGGGCAGGGGAGTGATGAGTCAGGAATCCAGGGTGAGCGCCCTCAAACTACTTGAAATGCAGCGCCACAGCCTGCTCATGTTTACCAGTTGCGGCTGGTTCTTCGATGAAATTAGCGGTCTTGAGACGACACAGATTTTAAAATACGCCTGTCGCGCCATCCAGTTAGCGCGTGCTTTTGGAGAGGACCTCGAAGGTGAGTTCGTTACGTCTCTGGAAAAGGCCCCGAGTAATGTCGGGGAATGCAGTAATGGCAGGGGCGTTTGGGAGAAAATAGTAAAACCGGCTATGGTAGATCTGGAAAGGGTTCTGGCGCACTATGCCGTAAGTTCCATTTATCATGAGCGCATCGATCAAGATAGGATTTACTGTTTTGACATAACCTGTCATGATATACAGGTAGATTCACACGGTTCGTCCGACCTGGCCGTAGGCAGGCTTTCCGCCTCTTCCCGATTGACCCTGGAAGAAAAGGACATGACCTATGCTGTTCTTCATTTCGGCGGACTTGATTTTCACTGCGTCCTCTGTCCATCCAGATCACCTGAGGAATATGAGGAATTAAAGAGGCAGCTTTTCAAAAACTTTAAGGACGGTTCTCCAGGGAATGTTTACGCTGTTATGCTTAAAGAATTTCCGGAGAGTACCTATCGATTAGAAGATATCTTTATTGAGGAACGGCGCAGGCTGATCGAGATAGCCCTGGGGCCTCGCCTTGAAGAATATAACGAGACTTTCGAACGGCTGGCCAGGCAGGATGAAGGTACGATCCGCTCATTGGCAGGTTTATCTTACCCTATTCCCAGGCAGATGCTGGTTGCTATCTCCAATGGCCTTGACTGGCATTTGGTGCAAACAGCACAAACACTGCCTTCTACCGGGGCCTTCCAGGAGATAAGCGCCCTATGGGAGTATGGCCGGAGATGGAACTATCAGCCGTACCATGAAAAGCTTAACAGGATATTAACCCCGAAATTAGAAGAAGTTTTAGGAGAACTCAGGCAACTAGATCCCAAAATGGTATTGGCGTCGGCGCATGAGGTACTGGAGGTGGCCAGGATGTTCAATATTTCATTAGATCTCTGGCGGTCACAGAATCTTTTCCTGGATTTTTGTTCTGAATGCGCAAGACCTGAGCCTGCCCTCCGAAAAAGTTTTGAAGATTTTGCCCTAAGGATAGGATTGTCTAAAGAAATATTGAAATGGCCGGATTGGGCGTGA
- a CDS encoding PBP1A family penicillin-binding protein, whose product MKYLLKGIFFLFFILVVTCAYAAEPSYPADAVWTRPGAHFSSVKIYDARERLITRLLPDHKEMVKIDQIPIDLQHALVAVEDHRFYSHHGVDVLGVGRALVKNIIKGRVVEGGSTITQQLVKNMLLSNEKTMSRKFKEGMLALEFEQKYSKKQILEMYFNYVYFGNGAWGVQQAARLYFDKNVSDLSLAECAVLSGIPKSPNNFNPFAGKVRSKERRNLVLSKMVEHGFLDKKRASKVLKSPLSVANQPGKSYFSEYIRQKLIDRFGEGVIRTGGYKIYTTLDLDLQRSAEQALADGLKRVEGKSSRAAGLQGAFLAIDPRNGHIKAVVGGRDFHTSPYNRAFYAKRQPGSSFKPFIYAAALEKGFPVSSIWSDESLSYDIGNGKVWKPSNYDNKYFGHQSLRDALAYSNNLVTIRLLEAIGIASVQDVAGRLGVKSQLEYNLSLALGTSETSLQELVYAYAAFADHGRMSAPLSILKIADRGGNVVFEGAPSISQGISREAAYLITDMLKGAVDYGTAKNVRVYGFKGICAGKTGTTDDCTDAWFIGYTPEIAAGLWVGYDQPRSMGRTLTGGAVCAPIWAEFMCKAKHYIWLTPFIMPETLIMQKIDPATGLLAADACPQKKMELFIPGTEPTTYCTEHGLTPIESLIQFLAPTR is encoded by the coding sequence GTGAAATATCTACTAAAAGGCATATTTTTTCTATTTTTCATCCTTGTAGTAACCTGCGCCTATGCCGCTGAGCCTTCTTATCCAGCCGACGCAGTGTGGACAAGACCGGGAGCGCATTTTTCTTCGGTAAAGATATACGATGCCAGAGAGAGGCTTATTACCCGGTTACTTCCCGATCATAAAGAAATGGTGAAGATAGACCAGATCCCGATCGACTTGCAACATGCCCTGGTGGCGGTTGAAGATCATCGTTTTTACAGCCATCACGGTGTAGATGTACTCGGTGTAGGACGGGCCCTGGTTAAAAATATTATCAAGGGGAGGGTGGTAGAAGGCGGCTCTACCATCACCCAACAACTGGTAAAAAACATGCTGCTTTCTAACGAAAAGACCATGTCCCGCAAATTCAAGGAGGGTATGCTGGCCCTGGAATTTGAACAGAAGTATTCGAAAAAACAGATACTGGAGATGTATTTTAATTATGTCTATTTTGGTAATGGGGCATGGGGAGTACAACAGGCCGCCCGCCTCTATTTTGACAAAAATGTCAGCGACCTCTCTCTGGCAGAATGTGCGGTTTTATCCGGTATTCCTAAGTCACCGAATAATTTTAATCCATTTGCCGGCAAGGTTCGTTCTAAAGAAAGACGCAATCTGGTATTGTCTAAGATGGTTGAACACGGATTTCTGGATAAGAAAAGGGCCTCCAAGGTGCTGAAATCCCCTCTCTCAGTGGCAAATCAACCAGGCAAATCTTATTTTTCCGAATATATCAGACAAAAATTGATTGACCGTTTCGGAGAAGGTGTCATTCGCACTGGTGGATATAAAATTTATACTACACTCGATCTTGATCTCCAGAGGTCAGCGGAGCAGGCGTTGGCTGATGGATTGAAGCGTGTAGAAGGGAAAAGCTCCCGGGCCGCCGGCCTGCAAGGGGCTTTTTTGGCCATTGATCCACGAAATGGTCATATTAAGGCGGTAGTCGGTGGACGGGATTTCCATACCAGCCCGTATAACCGCGCTTTTTACGCCAAGCGTCAGCCGGGTTCCAGTTTTAAGCCTTTTATTTATGCGGCGGCCCTGGAAAAGGGCTTCCCGGTTTCTTCTATCTGGAGTGACGAGTCCTTATCATACGATATCGGCAATGGCAAGGTGTGGAAGCCATCCAACTATGACAACAAATACTTCGGTCACCAATCGCTGCGTGACGCCCTGGCCTATTCCAATAATCTCGTTACTATCAGGTTACTGGAAGCTATCGGCATTGCGTCGGTCCAGGATGTAGCTGGAAGGCTGGGGGTTAAGAGCCAGCTTGAATATAATCTATCCCTGGCCTTGGGGACTTCCGAGACGAGTCTGCAGGAATTAGTCTATGCCTATGCCGCCTTTGCCGATCATGGCCGGATGTCAGCCCCCCTTTCCATTTTAAAGATTGCTGACCGTGGAGGCAATGTAGTCTTTGAAGGGGCGCCTAGTATCTCTCAGGGCATAAGCCGGGAAGCGGCTTATTTGATTACTGATATGCTGAAAGGGGCAGTGGACTACGGCACTGCCAAAAATGTCCGGGTATATGGTTTTAAAGGTATCTGTGCGGGCAAGACGGGGACCACAGATGATTGCACCGATGCCTGGTTTATTGGATATACACCTGAGATAGCGGCAGGTTTATGGGTGGGGTATGATCAACCGCGGAGCATGGGAAGGACCTTGACCGGTGGCGCTGTCTGTGCCCCGATATGGGCAGAGTTCATGTGTAAAGCCAAACATTATATCTGGCTTACTCCATTTATAATGCCGGAGACATTAATTATGCAGAAAATCGATCCGGCTACGGGCCTTCTGGCGGCAGATGCCTGTCCTCAGAAGAAAATGGAACTTTTTATCCCGGGAACAGAGCCCACGACCTACTGCACCGAACATGGTTTGACGCCGATAGAATCTCTTATTCAATTCCTTGCCCCCACCAGGTAA
- the secD gene encoding protein translocase subunit SecD, translating to MPKGLRSKFIFFFLLILLAVFFTLPSFNKNLPSWWKKYLGSEGFKLGLDLQGGMHLILRVDVEQAINNTLEFSARDLKEVLQKREITAIQLQSNNPHQVIFSLPNKEAETQAKKIIADEFPDMGIVSSSIDGAFPRLTLGLKNAVLKDISDNAVDRSLEIIRNRIDQFGVAEPIIVRQGEDEIVVQLPGVKDPQRALALIGQTALLEFRLVDDQTQLDLNRLMDEAMRSGRLREGFSPADLNNALRPFIPADREVYLEKRERKETGVIEKIPLLVWSKTMMTGDAIKNAQVRIGGDYNEPYVALELNDRGGRIFEEITGANVNKRLAIILDGVARSAPVIRERIAGGSAQITGSFTSEEAHDLAIVLKAGALPAPVRIIQNVTVGPSLGLDSIQKGFMSGIVGTLLVVIFMVFYYRFSGILANFALMLNILFLFAALSLFNATLTLPGIAGIILSIGMALDSNILIFERMREEFALGKPLKAGIDGGFDKAYWTIIDSHVTTLITAFALFLFGTGPIKGFAVTLSVGVIFNLFTALFGTKIVYDYLNFNRLLKKLNFVSFLRKPSINFIGIRRYAFILSGVFVLLGAIAFIQIWRGQANLGVDFAGGTMLQLKAEAPFDLNEVRKILIKNNLKDCELQQVTGDNILMVRVKKSENVVGNVAETISSVLAREMPQKQFALESRAEIGASVSKALRGKALIAIAISLAGIIVYLAIRFDLKFGVAAAIATFHDVLAVLGILYILDKEITLLIVTALLTLAGYSLTDTVVVFDRIRENMTKQVKMSFADIINLSVNEVLARTIITTATVFIVLVALLSLGGIVIRDFALALLIGVMVGTYSSVFVASPIVYIWRGEGKALKDKKK from the coding sequence ATGCCAAAAGGACTGCGCAGTAAATTTATCTTTTTCTTCTTACTCATCCTGTTAGCTGTATTTTTTACGCTCCCGTCTTTTAATAAGAATCTCCCCTCCTGGTGGAAAAAATACCTGGGTAGTGAAGGATTCAAACTCGGTCTGGATCTTCAGGGGGGTATGCACCTCATACTCCGCGTGGATGTTGAGCAGGCTATTAATAACACTCTTGAATTCTCGGCGCGCGACCTTAAGGAAGTACTTCAGAAAAGAGAGATTACGGCTATACAACTGCAAAGCAATAATCCGCATCAAGTCATTTTTTCCCTGCCTAATAAGGAAGCAGAAACCCAGGCTAAAAAAATAATAGCGGATGAATTCCCGGATATGGGAATAGTCTCCTCAAGTATCGACGGGGCATTCCCCCGGTTGACGCTGGGTCTTAAGAATGCCGTCCTCAAAGACATTAGCGACAACGCCGTGGATCGCAGCCTGGAGATCATACGCAACCGTATCGACCAGTTCGGAGTGGCTGAACCGATCATAGTCCGTCAGGGTGAAGACGAAATAGTGGTGCAACTGCCGGGGGTCAAAGATCCGCAGAGGGCCCTGGCCTTGATCGGTCAAACCGCACTTCTGGAATTCAGGCTGGTTGACGACCAGACGCAATTGGACCTCAACCGGCTGATGGATGAGGCCATGCGTTCGGGCCGGCTAAGGGAGGGGTTCAGTCCGGCAGATCTTAACAACGCGTTGCGCCCGTTTATACCCGCAGACAGAGAGGTTTATCTGGAAAAACGGGAACGCAAGGAAACCGGCGTTATAGAAAAGATACCTCTCCTCGTCTGGAGCAAGACCATGATGACCGGTGATGCGATCAAAAATGCCCAGGTCAGGATTGGAGGAGATTATAACGAACCATATGTGGCCTTAGAGCTGAATGACCGCGGGGGCCGTATCTTTGAAGAAATAACCGGCGCCAATGTAAACAAACGGCTGGCCATCATCCTGGACGGGGTAGCCCGTTCAGCGCCGGTAATCCGGGAAAGGATCGCCGGGGGAAGCGCCCAGATCACCGGTTCTTTCACCTCGGAAGAGGCCCATGATCTGGCCATAGTCCTCAAGGCCGGAGCGCTGCCGGCCCCGGTAAGGATCATTCAAAACGTAACCGTCGGCCCATCTCTGGGGCTGGATTCCATTCAAAAAGGGTTTATGTCGGGCATCGTAGGCACGCTGCTCGTTGTGATCTTCATGGTCTTCTATTACCGATTTTCGGGTATCCTGGCGAATTTCGCTCTCATGTTGAACATCCTGTTTCTTTTTGCCGCCCTCTCTTTATTTAATGCCACCCTTACGTTGCCGGGCATCGCCGGCATTATCCTCTCTATTGGGATGGCCCTCGATTCCAACATCCTTATATTCGAGCGTATGCGTGAAGAATTCGCCCTGGGGAAACCCCTCAAGGCAGGCATTGACGGCGGCTTTGACAAGGCATACTGGACGATCATCGACTCCCACGTAACTACTCTGATTACGGCCTTTGCCCTCTTTCTCTTTGGCACCGGCCCGATCAAAGGCTTTGCGGTGACCCTGAGCGTAGGCGTGATATTCAATCTTTTCACGGCCTTATTTGGCACCAAAATCGTCTATGACTACCTGAACTTCAACCGCCTGCTTAAGAAACTAAATTTTGTCAGTTTCTTAAGAAAACCAAGCATTAATTTTATCGGCATACGGCGTTATGCGTTTATCCTGTCCGGTGTTTTTGTGCTTCTGGGGGCGATAGCCTTTATTCAGATCTGGCGGGGGCAGGCCAATCTAGGGGTTGATTTCGCCGGCGGGACAATGCTGCAGCTCAAGGCCGAGGCGCCTTTCGATCTTAACGAAGTACGGAAAATTCTTATCAAAAACAATCTCAAAGATTGTGAGCTTCAACAGGTGACCGGGGACAATATCCTCATGGTGCGGGTAAAAAAATCTGAAAACGTGGTGGGTAACGTCGCCGAAACTATCAGCAGCGTCCTGGCCCGGGAGATGCCGCAGAAACAATTTGCCCTGGAAAGCCGGGCAGAAATCGGCGCATCTGTCAGCAAGGCATTAAGGGGAAAGGCCCTTATTGCCATTGCCATATCCCTGGCCGGAATCATCGTCTATCTGGCCATACGCTTTGACCTCAAGTTTGGAGTGGCGGCGGCTATAGCCACGTTCCACGATGTCCTGGCCGTCCTGGGCATTCTTTATATCCTGGACAAGGAAATTACCCTGCTGATCGTTACGGCCCTCCTTACCTTGGCCGGTTATTCCTTGACTGACACAGTAGTCGTCTTTGACCGCATACGTGAAAATATGACAAAACAGGTCAAGATGTCCTTTGCAGACATTATTAATCTCAGTGTGAACGAAGTGTTGGCACGAACGATCATTACTACAGCCACCGTTTTTATCGTACTGGTGGCCCTGCTCAGCCTGGGCGGCATAGTCATTCGTGATTTCGCCCTGGCCCTCCTCATCGGCGTTATGGTGGGCACCTACTCCTCGGTATTCGTAGCCAGCCCTATTGTCTATATCTGGCGAGGAGAAGGCAAGGCGCTCAAAGATAAGAAAAAATAA
- a CDS encoding XTP/dITP diphosphatase — MGKILMVLATRNKGKVAEFREMFKGFPVEIKSLLDFGSIPQAEEDGETFDDNAYKKASFTAKVLGIPVVAEDSGLVVEALDGAPGVYSARYAGEQATDEENIAKLLKEMKGKTNRAAYFVSVISVAVPSGPALTYEGRCEGLIAETPSGENGFGYDPVFYYPPMKKTFAEMSIKEKNEVSHRGKALAELKQEFDKVLTWIKQRLAETKPPRDHHDHDR; from the coding sequence ATGGGAAAGATATTGATGGTTCTGGCCACGCGCAACAAAGGTAAGGTCGCTGAATTCCGGGAGATGTTTAAGGGCTTCCCGGTGGAAATAAAGAGCCTGCTTGATTTCGGCTCTATCCCTCAGGCGGAAGAAGACGGCGAGACATTTGATGACAATGCCTATAAGAAGGCCTCCTTTACGGCCAAGGTGCTGGGTATTCCGGTAGTCGCGGAAGATTCCGGGCTTGTGGTCGAGGCCCTGGATGGGGCTCCGGGTGTGTATTCCGCCCGCTATGCCGGCGAACAGGCTACGGACGAAGAAAATATCGCCAAACTTTTAAAAGAAATGAAAGGTAAAACAAACCGGGCCGCTTATTTTGTCTCCGTCATCTCCGTAGCCGTACCTTCCGGCCCGGCCCTTACCTACGAAGGCCGCTGCGAAGGCCTTATTGCCGAAACTCCCTCCGGGGAAAATGGTTTTGGCTACGACCCCGTATTCTATTACCCGCCCATGAAAAAAACCTTTGCCGAGATGTCTATCAAAGAGAAAAATGAGGTAAGCCACCGGGGCAAGGCCCTGGCCGAACTTAAACAGGAATTTGACAAGGTACTTACCTGGATCAAACAAAGGCTGGCTGAAACAAAACCGCCCCGTGACCACCACGATCACGACCGCTGA
- a CDS encoding sigma-70 family RNA polymerase sigma factor, which yields MDLAIGEPYVHMNKLDKVRLLKAVGKKEQITYEDLNELLPSDVNDPHEIEEIFEFLSKNDIEVVEEAPAIDEIDSAEAEWPKGRDKEQVEEVVEAAELVEKETEEFEEPFEVTTTYLREMGRFPLLTPGKEEELSRIIQSGYEMLLQVVLKTRGREPELKAIHERISTWRERDPSLKPKKQHLNYLLKNVRELAARYPEPKKIKKLLAGVTKEIEAIEKAKDEMIRANLRLVVSIAKKYMYQGLNLADLIQEGNLGLMRAVFRFDYSKGNKFSTYASWWIRQAITRAILDKTRTIRLPVHFLELRSQFFKAYYALLKELGRDPTPYELAERTALPMDKIISILEASREPISLETPVGDEDSTLGDFIENQKSLSPYDTVKEQELSESVKSILCTLSPREEKIIRLRFGIGEDAEYTLEEIGKRFNVSRERIRQIEKKALNRLRHSTRREKLRHFHD from the coding sequence ATGGATTTAGCAATTGGTGAGCCGTACGTGCATATGAATAAACTGGACAAAGTAAGATTACTGAAAGCTGTCGGTAAAAAAGAGCAGATTACGTATGAGGATCTGAACGAATTGCTGCCTTCAGACGTCAACGATCCCCACGAGATCGAAGAGATTTTCGAATTTTTGAGTAAGAACGATATCGAGGTGGTTGAAGAAGCCCCCGCAATAGATGAGATCGATTCTGCCGAAGCCGAATGGCCGAAGGGCAGGGATAAGGAACAGGTGGAAGAAGTGGTGGAAGCCGCCGAACTTGTTGAAAAGGAGACAGAGGAGTTTGAGGAACCGTTTGAGGTGACGACGACCTACTTGCGGGAGATGGGGCGGTTCCCCTTGCTTACACCTGGAAAAGAGGAGGAGCTGAGCCGCATTATTCAGTCGGGTTACGAAATGCTTCTCCAGGTAGTGCTCAAGACCCGTGGCAGGGAACCGGAATTAAAGGCCATCCATGAGCGAATTAGCACCTGGAGGGAACGGGATCCCTCGCTTAAACCTAAAAAACAGCATCTCAATTACCTTCTCAAAAATGTCAGAGAATTGGCCGCCCGGTATCCTGAACCCAAAAAAATTAAGAAGTTGTTGGCCGGTGTAACCAAAGAGATTGAAGCCATTGAGAAGGCCAAGGATGAGATGATCAGGGCTAACCTCCGCCTGGTGGTGAGCATTGCCAAGAAGTATATGTACCAAGGTTTAAATCTTGCCGACCTTATCCAGGAGGGAAACCTGGGTCTTATGCGGGCAGTCTTCCGGTTCGATTATAGTAAGGGCAATAAATTCAGCACCTACGCCAGTTGGTGGATACGGCAGGCCATAACCCGGGCTATCCTGGACAAGACGAGGACTATAAGGTTGCCGGTGCATTTCCTGGAGTTACGCAGCCAATTTTTTAAGGCTTATTACGCCCTTCTCAAGGAATTGGGAAGAGATCCTACGCCTTATGAGCTGGCGGAGAGGACTGCTCTTCCCATGGACAAGATTATTTCTATCCTGGAAGCGTCCCGGGAGCCGATTTCATTAGAGACTCCGGTAGGCGATGAAGACAGTACTCTGGGAGATTTTATTGAAAATCAAAAATCCTTATCTCCTTATGATACAGTAAAAGAACAGGAACTGTCGGAGAGTGTCAAGAGTATTTTGTGCACTCTCAGCCCTCGTGAGGAGAAGATCATCCGTTTGAGATTTGGGATTGGAGAGGATGCTGAATATACACTTGAAGAGATTGGAAAGCGGTTTAACGTCTCGCGTGAACGTATAAGACAGATCGAAAAAAAAGCGCTCAACCGGCTGCGTCATTCTACCCGGAGGGAGAAGCTGAGGCATTTCCACGACTAG
- a CDS encoding NAD(+)/NADH kinase: MRKIGLVIKEDRKPEQVARSLKKWLRQHGVEVFTDISRPDLDAVIVLGGDGTLLRAARVLGNKRIPVLGVNLGSLGFLTEVSYNTRLYTMLERFLAGDFTVGKRMMLQATVFSETSGRWTGSALNEIVISKGALSNMIKLFVWEDDELITSYEGDGLIISTPTGSTAYNLSAGGPIVHPELKLIIMTPICPFMLSSRPIILPDSANIKVKVTARSPDVHLILDGQVNYELGRGESITVNICRAKGLLHIVKSPARGYFSILRNKLKWGEQEI; the protein is encoded by the coding sequence ATGCGGAAGATAGGTCTGGTGATAAAAGAGGATAGAAAACCAGAGCAGGTGGCTCGCAGTCTGAAAAAATGGCTCAGGCAACACGGTGTCGAGGTTTTTACGGACATTTCCAGGCCTGACCTGGACGCCGTAATCGTCCTCGGAGGCGATGGGACTCTGCTTAGGGCGGCCCGGGTGCTTGGTAACAAAAGAATTCCGGTGTTGGGGGTCAATCTGGGCAGCCTCGGTTTTCTGACCGAAGTCAGCTATAATACCCGCCTTTACACGATGCTGGAGCGGTTTTTGGCCGGTGATTTCACCGTGGGGAAAAGGATGATGCTCCAGGCTACGGTATTTTCAGAAACTTCCGGGCGCTGGACCGGCAGCGCCCTGAATGAGATAGTCATCAGTAAAGGGGCCCTTTCCAATATGATTAAGCTTTTCGTCTGGGAAGATGACGAGCTTATCACCAGCTACGAGGGTGATGGCCTGATCATCTCCACGCCCACCGGTTCAACGGCCTACAACCTTTCGGCCGGAGGGCCTATCGTCCATCCGGAACTAAAGCTGATTATAATGACGCCTATTTGCCCTTTTATGTTGAGCAGCCGTCCGATTATACTTCCTGATTCGGCGAATATAAAAGTAAAAGTAACTGCCAGGTCTCCGGATGTACACCTGATCCTGGACGGGCAGGTCAACTATGAGTTGGGCCGGGGTGAATCCATAACTGTGAATATCTGCCGGGCAAAGGGGCTGCTGCACATAGTAAAATCACCGGCGAGAGGTTACTTCTCTATATTGCGTAACAAACTGAAGTGGGGGGAACAGGAGATTTAG